Proteins encoded in a region of the Leifsonia sp. PS1209 genome:
- a CDS encoding SDR family oxidoreductase codes for MTETRTVLITGGGGGIGRGIAEAFIDNGDRVVLADVDADTVARVASEIGASAIALDITDEAAVAAAVDEIASDHGPIDVLVNNAGILSVHGRLTDLSVADYDAIVRVNILGTFAVTQAVARHMTATGTRGAIVNISSIGGRQPTPGMGAYESSKAAVDSITRWAAIELAANGIRVNAVAPGPVLTPMLQLGMPEGSPERAVWSSRIPLGRLADVEDIAPAVLFLAGPGAAHITGTSLAVDGGQLLV; via the coding sequence GTGACCGAAACCCGCACTGTGCTCATCACCGGAGGTGGCGGCGGCATCGGCCGCGGCATCGCCGAAGCCTTCATCGACAACGGCGACCGCGTCGTCCTCGCCGACGTGGACGCCGACACGGTCGCCCGCGTGGCGAGCGAGATCGGCGCCTCCGCGATCGCCCTCGACATCACCGACGAGGCGGCCGTGGCGGCAGCCGTCGACGAGATCGCATCCGACCACGGACCCATCGACGTCCTCGTCAACAACGCGGGCATCCTGTCGGTGCACGGACGCCTCACCGACCTCAGCGTCGCCGACTACGACGCGATCGTGCGCGTCAACATCCTCGGAACCTTCGCGGTCACCCAGGCCGTCGCCCGACACATGACCGCCACCGGCACCCGCGGCGCGATCGTCAACATCTCCTCCATCGGCGGCCGCCAGCCGACGCCGGGCATGGGAGCATACGAATCCAGCAAGGCGGCCGTCGACTCGATCACCCGCTGGGCCGCCATCGAACTCGCCGCAAACGGCATCCGCGTCAACGCGGTCGCCCCCGGGCCGGTGCTCACGCCGATGCTGCAGCTGGGGATGCCGGAAGGCTCGCCCGAGCGCGCGGTCTGGTCGTCGCGCATCCCGCTGGGAAGACTCGCGGACGTGGAGGACATCGCCCCGGCGGTGCTATTCCTGGCGGGCCCGGGGGCGGCGCACATCACCGGCACGAGCCTGGCGGTCGACGGCGGGCAGCTGCTGGTGTAG
- a CDS encoding aldo/keto reductase — protein MSFTGTVPTRALGPGGPEVPVFALGSWNTWDRMEFDDAVSLIRRAHEVGAAFFDVAHYNMGPHAENARTDLIFGEAVRASGIARDDYLLCGKLWLWEYPHTTFADQMRTSVDRIGVDKADLVVVGDYFGEVDVRAIVTDVAAEIAAGRFDGWGVNNWAIDDVRLAIDFAQDEGLTPPTFAQLKYGLVRRTMAEGSHYGELFASGALALQASDVFEGGILAGKLSPSRKIGADVGGIRDRIVAAYPRVQQIAHSLDATPTQLGLAFVLAHPATANVLFGVSRAEQLEDNLGALALLDRVGAEGIRAVTADLWLDREVNADGTWPMQA, from the coding sequence GTGTCATTCACCGGAACCGTCCCCACCCGCGCGCTCGGCCCAGGCGGCCCCGAGGTGCCGGTCTTCGCCCTCGGATCCTGGAACACCTGGGACAGGATGGAGTTCGACGACGCCGTCTCGCTCATCCGCAGGGCGCACGAGGTCGGCGCGGCGTTCTTCGACGTGGCGCACTACAACATGGGCCCGCACGCCGAGAACGCGAGAACCGACCTGATCTTCGGCGAGGCGGTCCGCGCATCCGGGATCGCACGCGACGACTACCTGCTCTGCGGAAAGCTGTGGCTGTGGGAGTACCCGCACACCACCTTCGCCGACCAGATGCGCACCTCCGTCGACCGCATCGGCGTCGACAAGGCCGACCTGGTGGTGGTCGGCGACTACTTCGGTGAGGTGGATGTGCGTGCGATCGTCACCGACGTGGCTGCCGAGATCGCGGCCGGCCGGTTCGACGGCTGGGGCGTGAACAACTGGGCGATCGACGACGTGCGCCTCGCCATCGACTTCGCGCAGGATGAGGGACTCACCCCGCCCACGTTCGCGCAGCTCAAATACGGCCTGGTGCGGCGCACGATGGCGGAAGGCTCCCACTACGGCGAGCTGTTCGCCTCCGGTGCGCTCGCGCTGCAGGCCTCCGACGTGTTCGAGGGTGGCATCCTCGCGGGCAAGCTGTCGCCGTCGCGCAAGATCGGCGCGGATGTCGGCGGCATCCGGGATCGCATCGTCGCCGCATACCCGCGCGTCCAGCAGATCGCGCACAGCCTCGACGCCACCCCGACGCAACTCGGACTCGCGTTCGTGCTCGCCCACCCCGCGACGGCGAACGTGCTCTTCGGCGTCAGCCGCGCGGAGCAGTTGGAGGACAACCTGGGGGCGCTGGCGCTGCTCGACCGGGTGGGTGCGGAGGGGATTCGCGCGGTCACGGCGGACCTGTGGCTCGACCGCGAGGTCAACGCGGACGGGACGTGGCCGATGCAGGCGTGA
- a CDS encoding alpha/beta fold hydrolase codes for MPTPQNEPGTPAAGAGIDGPLAVRTTVAAASADHLPPVILLHGFASSGDDDFTATGWPRTFADAGRTTHVIDLPGHGRSPAVADAASGTTTSVVAAIAAAIDFLGADQVDVVAYSLGARLAWELPAASTGRVRRMVLGGLSPFEPFTAVDLDALRRLTGVGVDGNPAATAADSAPTATDPLTGMMAAMVSAPGADTASLVALIAGLGSEPFAPESGAPDVPVLFAAGAEDPMSGGIDQLVAAVPGAAIVRVPGDHRGALDSAEFRAAAVAFLGE; via the coding sequence ATGCCGACACCGCAGAACGAGCCAGGGACGCCCGCCGCGGGCGCAGGGATCGACGGGCCGCTCGCGGTCCGTACGACCGTCGCCGCCGCCTCCGCCGACCATCTTCCGCCTGTGATCCTCCTTCACGGCTTCGCGTCGAGCGGAGACGACGACTTCACCGCCACCGGCTGGCCGCGCACCTTCGCCGACGCCGGACGCACCACCCACGTCATCGACCTGCCCGGCCACGGCCGCTCCCCCGCCGTCGCGGATGCCGCATCCGGAACCACAACGTCGGTCGTCGCCGCCATCGCCGCCGCCATCGATTTCCTCGGCGCCGACCAGGTGGATGTGGTGGCGTACTCGCTCGGCGCGCGGCTCGCGTGGGAGCTGCCCGCCGCATCCACTGGCCGTGTGCGACGCATGGTGCTGGGCGGCTTGAGTCCGTTCGAGCCCTTCACCGCCGTCGACCTGGATGCGCTGCGCCGCCTCACCGGGGTGGGGGTGGACGGGAACCCGGCGGCCACTGCTGCCGACTCTGCGCCCACCGCCACCGACCCGCTCACCGGGATGATGGCGGCGATGGTGTCTGCACCGGGCGCGGACACCGCATCCCTGGTCGCGCTGATCGCCGGGCTGGGGTCCGAGCCGTTCGCGCCGGAGTCCGGCGCGCCCGACGTGCCCGTCCTGTTCGCGGCGGGGGCGGAGGACCCGATGTCCGGTGGGATCGACCAGCTGGTGGCCGCAGTGCCCGGCGCGGCCATCGTGCGGGTGCCCGGCGATCACCGGGGTGCGCTCGACAGTGCCGAGTTCCGGGCGGCGGCGGTGGCGTTCCTGGGCGAGTGA